One genomic window of Candidatus Pseudobacter hemicellulosilyticus includes the following:
- a CDS encoding DegT/DnrJ/EryC1/StrS family aminotransferase, translated as MRPIQMVDLKQQYSKIKQDIDTRIHEVIDNAAFINGKAVTDFTASLSQYLDIPYVIPCANGTDALQIAMMALDLQPGDEVITPSFTYIATTEVIALLRLQPVFVEVDPKTFCIDPVAIEKAITPKTKAIVPVHMFGQAANMEAIMDIARRYQLSVIEDNAQAIGSSYTFGDGTTKKTGTIGAIGCTSFFPSKNLGCYGDGGAIFTNDESLANRLKMIANHGQSKRYYHDVVGCNSRLDSIQAAVLNAKLPKLDAYTEARRSAADFYDQAFAGHPKITTPYRAPYSHHVFHQYTLLLEDVDRDGLNQFLAGHSIPSMIYYPVPAHRQQMFDAFGGSAYDLQITDWLTERVISLPMHTELDQEQLSFITNKVLEFIK; from the coding sequence ATGCGGCCGATACAAATGGTTGATCTTAAGCAGCAGTATTCCAAAATTAAGCAGGACATTGATACCCGGATCCATGAAGTGATAGACAACGCTGCTTTTATCAACGGCAAGGCTGTTACTGATTTTACAGCAAGCCTGTCCCAGTACCTGGATATTCCCTATGTTATTCCCTGTGCCAATGGCACTGACGCCCTGCAGATAGCCATGATGGCGCTGGACCTGCAGCCGGGCGATGAAGTGATTACACCATCTTTTACGTATATTGCCACCACGGAGGTCATTGCCCTCCTCCGTCTTCAACCCGTATTTGTGGAAGTGGACCCCAAGACCTTCTGCATAGACCCGGTGGCCATTGAGAAAGCTATTACCCCCAAAACAAAAGCGATTGTGCCCGTCCATATGTTTGGACAGGCGGCCAATATGGAAGCGATCATGGATATTGCCAGGCGTTACCAGTTGTCCGTTATTGAAGACAATGCGCAGGCGATCGGTTCCAGTTATACATTTGGTGACGGTACCACTAAAAAGACCGGCACTATTGGCGCCATCGGCTGTACATCCTTCTTCCCCTCAAAAAATCTGGGCTGCTACGGAGATGGCGGTGCAATATTCACCAATGATGAATCGTTAGCCAACCGGTTGAAAATGATTGCCAACCACGGTCAGAGCAAACGGTATTATCATGATGTGGTGGGTTGCAACAGCCGGCTGGATTCCATCCAGGCTGCTGTACTCAACGCCAAACTGCCTAAGCTGGATGCCTATACGGAAGCGCGCAGAAGCGCTGCTGACTTCTACGACCAGGCATTTGCCGGTCATCCGAAGATCACCACCCCGTATCGCGCACCGTACAGCCACCACGTATTCCACCAGTACACCCTGCTGCTGGAAGATGTGGACCGTGACGGGCTCAACCAGTTCCTGGCTGGTCATTCGATTCCTTCCATGATCTATTATCCAGTACCCGCCCATCGTCAGCAGATGTTTGATGCATTTGGCGGATCAGCGTACGATCTCCAGATAACCGACTGGCTCACAGAACGGGTGATCTCGCTTCCTATGCATACCGAATTAGACCAAGAGCAACTCAGCTTTATCACCAACAAAGTGCTGGAGTTTATTAAATAA
- a CDS encoding UDP-glucose/GDP-mannose dehydrogenase family protein, producing the protein MKIAVVGTGYVGLVTGTCFAETGNDVTCVDIDKSKVEKLSNGQITIYEPGLEKLFLRNLKEERLRFTTSLEDGIKDAEIIFLALPTPPGEDGSADLKYVLGVAEHLGKILKGYKVIVDKSTVPVGTAEKVHAAVAKNYKGEFDVVSNPEFLREGVAVDDFMKPDRVVIGAGSDRARKVMGDLYAPFVRSGNPIINMDVRSAELTKYAANSFLATKISFMNEVAQLCERLGADVDSVRLGIGSDDRIGKRFLFPGIGYGGSCFPKDVQALVKSSSEVSYDFQILNAVMDVNERQKLHLMPKINKFFNDDLKGKKFALWGLAFKPNTDDIREAPALYMIDALTAAGASVSVFDPEAMNNVKAVIGNKVEYTENQYDCLEGADALIIATEWNEFRQPNFLKMVTALKNKVIFDGRNLFEGKAVKELGFYYESIGRASAAPNNGTK; encoded by the coding sequence ATGAAAATCGCTGTTGTAGGCACCGGCTATGTCGGACTGGTAACCGGTACTTGTTTTGCAGAAACGGGCAATGATGTCACCTGCGTAGACATTGACAAATCCAAAGTGGAGAAACTGTCAAATGGCCAGATCACTATTTATGAGCCCGGACTGGAAAAGTTATTCCTCCGCAACCTGAAAGAAGAAAGGCTGCGCTTCACCACCAGCCTGGAAGATGGCATAAAAGACGCTGAGATCATCTTCCTGGCGCTGCCCACTCCTCCCGGTGAGGATGGTTCTGCTGACCTGAAATATGTACTGGGCGTGGCTGAACACCTGGGCAAGATCCTGAAAGGATACAAGGTGATTGTTGATAAAAGCACCGTTCCTGTTGGTACTGCCGAAAAAGTACATGCTGCTGTTGCTAAAAATTACAAAGGAGAATTCGATGTGGTCTCCAACCCCGAGTTCCTGCGCGAAGGCGTGGCCGTGGACGACTTCATGAAGCCCGACCGCGTAGTGATCGGCGCTGGTTCCGACAGGGCAAGAAAAGTAATGGGCGACCTCTACGCTCCCTTTGTAAGGTCCGGCAACCCCATTATCAATATGGATGTCCGTTCAGCCGAACTGACCAAATATGCTGCCAACTCCTTCCTCGCTACCAAGATCTCTTTCATGAACGAAGTAGCCCAGCTCTGCGAACGCCTGGGCGCTGATGTGGATTCCGTACGCCTCGGTATCGGCAGTGACGACCGCATCGGCAAGCGCTTCCTGTTCCCCGGTATCGGTTACGGCGGCAGCTGCTTCCCCAAAGACGTACAGGCCCTGGTTAAATCCTCCAGCGAAGTAAGCTATGATTTCCAGATCCTGAACGCTGTTATGGATGTGAACGAGCGTCAGAAACTGCACCTGATGCCCAAGATCAACAAATTCTTCAACGATGATCTGAAAGGTAAGAAGTTCGCCCTCTGGGGTCTGGCCTTCAAACCCAATACAGATGATATCCGCGAAGCCCCGGCTTTATATATGATTGACGCACTGACCGCTGCCGGCGCCTCTGTCAGCGTATTTGACCCCGAAGCCATGAACAATGTGAAAGCTGTTATCGGGAATAAAGTTGAATACACCGAGAACCAGTACGACTGTCTCGAAGGCGCTGACGCCCTGATCATTGCCACTGAGTGGAACGAGTTCCGCCAGCCCAACTTCCTGAAAATGGTGACCGCCCTGAAGAACAAAGTGATCTTCGACGGCCGTAACCTCTTTGAAGGAAAAGCAGTGAAAGAATTAGGTTTCTATTATGAAAGTATCGGTCGCGCATCCGCAGCGCCCAATAACGGCACTAAATAA
- a CDS encoding CcmD family protein → MMKKSIATLCSLLLVLGVFAQDSTSLAPDGAANTGLRADGKIYVVVAVLVTILLGLFLYIFRLDRKITRLEKQP, encoded by the coding sequence ATGATGAAGAAAAGTATTGCAACGCTATGTTCTCTTTTACTGGTGCTGGGCGTCTTTGCCCAGGACAGCACCTCCCTGGCTCCCGATGGAGCGGCCAATACCGGTCTGCGCGCTGATGGAAAGATCTATGTGGTAGTGGCCGTGCTGGTCACCATATTACTGGGCCTGTTCCTGTACATATTCCGGCTGGACCGGAAGATCACCAGACTGGAAAAGCAACCTTAG
- a CDS encoding SDR family oxidoreductase → MAKKRVLITGAAGFLGSHLCDRFIKEGYHVIGMDNLITGDLRNIEHLFKREDFEFYHHDVSKFIHVPGELHYILHFASPASPIDYLKIPIQTLKVGSLGTHNCLGLAKAKKARILVASTSEIYGDPLVHPQTEEYWGNVNPVGPRGVYDEAKRFQEAITMAYHNFHGVETRIIRIFNTYGPRMRLNDGRALPAFIGQALRGEDLTVFGDGSQTRSFCYVDDLVDGIYRLLMSDYHNPVNVGNPDEISLKEFAEEVIKLTGTNQKIVYKPLPVDDPKQRQPDITRAKEVLDWQPKVKRTEGLKITYDYFKSLPSDEWFKQPKEFVSNK, encoded by the coding sequence ATGGCAAAAAAACGTGTACTCATTACCGGGGCCGCTGGTTTCTTAGGTTCTCACCTGTGCGACCGGTTCATTAAAGAAGGTTACCATGTCATTGGCATGGACAACCTCATCACGGGTGATCTCCGTAATATCGAACACCTGTTCAAACGGGAGGATTTTGAATTCTATCACCACGATGTTTCCAAATTCATCCATGTGCCGGGCGAACTGCACTATATCCTGCACTTTGCTTCCCCGGCCAGTCCCATCGATTACCTGAAGATCCCCATCCAGACCCTGAAAGTAGGCTCCCTGGGCACGCATAACTGCCTCGGCCTGGCCAAGGCAAAAAAAGCCCGCATCCTGGTTGCCTCCACTTCCGAGATCTATGGCGATCCGCTGGTTCACCCGCAGACCGAGGAATACTGGGGAAATGTTAACCCCGTAGGCCCCCGCGGCGTGTATGATGAAGCCAAACGTTTCCAGGAAGCCATCACCATGGCCTACCATAATTTCCACGGTGTGGAGACCCGCATTATCCGGATCTTCAATACCTATGGTCCCCGCATGCGCCTCAATGACGGCCGCGCACTGCCCGCTTTCATCGGTCAGGCATTAAGGGGAGAAGACCTCACTGTATTCGGTGACGGATCCCAGACCAGGAGCTTCTGTTATGTGGACGACCTGGTAGATGGTATTTACCGCCTGCTGATGAGCGATTACCACAATCCCGTGAACGTCGGTAACCCCGATGAGATCTCCCTGAAGGAGTTTGCGGAAGAAGTGATCAAGCTCACCGGCACCAACCAGAAAATTGTTTACAAGCCCCTGCCTGTGGACGATCCCAAACAAAGGCAGCCGGATATCACCCGCGCCAAAGAAGTACTGGACTGGCAGCCGAAGGTGAAAAGGACGGAAGGACTGAAGATCACCTATGATTATTTCAAGTCGCTCCCCTCCGATGAATGGTTCAAACAGCCGAAAGAGTTCGTAAGCAATAAATAA
- a CDS encoding heme exporter protein CcmB codes for MAKYYFRSCKQNTIRSLQHILALVRKDLLLEIRQQYTFYGIVLYVASTVFVLYLAMEQPEARVWNGLFWMIQLFICVNAVAKSFLQESRGRMLYFYTVAGARDFVLSKLLFNAVLMILMSIVSMLLFQLLMGNPLENAGTFLGIVCLGGCSLSLVFSFLAAIAARAQQNAALMAIMGFPLIIPQLLLLMRISSIAFSDVFQAGLGQLVLLLAGLDILVVVLAVILFPFLWKD; via the coding sequence GTGGCGAAATACTATTTTCGCAGCTGTAAACAAAACACTATCAGATCCCTGCAACATATACTGGCCCTTGTTCGCAAAGACCTGCTCCTGGAGATCCGTCAGCAGTATACCTTTTATGGTATTGTATTGTATGTGGCCTCCACCGTCTTTGTGCTGTACCTGGCCATGGAACAACCGGAAGCCCGGGTATGGAACGGTCTCTTCTGGATGATCCAGCTTTTCATCTGCGTCAATGCCGTAGCCAAAAGCTTTCTGCAGGAAAGCCGGGGACGGATGTTATACTTCTATACTGTAGCCGGCGCCCGTGATTTTGTACTGTCCAAACTGCTCTTCAATGCCGTACTCATGATCCTCATGAGCATTGTCAGCATGCTGCTGTTCCAGTTGCTGATGGGCAACCCGCTGGAAAATGCCGGGACCTTCCTGGGTATTGTATGCCTGGGCGGCTGCAGCCTCAGCCTGGTCTTCAGCTTCCTGGCCGCCATTGCCGCCAGGGCCCAGCAAAATGCCGCCCTGATGGCCATCATGGGCTTCCCGCTCATTATCCCGCAGCTCCTGCTGCTGATGCGTATTTCCAGCATCGCCTTCTCTGATGTGTTCCAGGCCGGTCTGGGACAGCTGGTACTGCTGCTGGCAGGACTGGATATACTGGTGGTGGTACTGGCCGTGATCCTGTTCCCCTTTTTATGGAAGGATTGA
- a CDS encoding GNAT family N-acetyltransferase — protein sequence MSPLPTIRNASPEDLAAIVAIYNSTVAGRMVTADLEPVTPESRLPWFHAHNPEKRPLWVVEDTEEDIIAWMSFQDFYGRAAYNGTAEISIYIDPASRGKGLGKQLLRYCMEQAPALGVHTLLGYIFAHNEPSIRLFEQLGFEEWAHLPRIALLDGVERGLKILGKRLY from the coding sequence ATGAGCCCCCTCCCCACCATCCGAAATGCCAGCCCCGAAGACCTGGCCGCCATTGTAGCCATCTACAACAGTACTGTTGCCGGCCGCATGGTCACAGCCGATCTGGAACCTGTTACCCCAGAAAGCCGCCTGCCCTGGTTCCATGCCCATAACCCGGAGAAAAGACCTTTATGGGTAGTAGAAGATACTGAAGAGGACATTATCGCCTGGATGAGCTTCCAGGACTTTTATGGCCGCGCCGCCTATAACGGCACTGCAGAGATCAGCATTTATATTGATCCCGCCAGCCGCGGAAAAGGACTGGGTAAACAGCTGCTGCGCTATTGCATGGAACAGGCGCCCGCCCTCGGCGTACACACCCTGCTTGGCTATATCTTTGCGCATAACGAACCGAGCATCCGTCTTTTTGAACAACTGGGTTTTGAAGAATGGGCCCATCTCCCCCGCATCGCCCTGCTGGACGGCGTAGAGCGCGGCCTGAAGATATTAGGGAAGCGATTGTATTAA
- the ccsA gene encoding cytochrome c biogenesis protein CcsA: MTANKCPEYMRQYWWKILSIVLLLYTVIAGFLIPVPEIGNLYETIRNLFFHVPMWFSQLVLITVSLVYSILFLRKPRPEYDFYATEFARTGTLLGCLGLITGAIWANYTWGVPWNNDPKQLGAAIALLIYLAYFVLRNSMTDLDKRGRIAAVYNIFAYFIYVPMIMVLPRLVESLHPGGKGVEGNPGLGGGDLDPTMRVVFWPAVLGWTLLGVWISTLRYRLKLLEEQKHFQ; the protein is encoded by the coding sequence ATGACCGCTAACAAATGCCCGGAATATATGCGCCAGTACTGGTGGAAAATACTAAGCATCGTTTTACTGCTGTATACAGTGATTGCAGGCTTCCTGATCCCTGTGCCCGAGATCGGCAATCTCTATGAGACCATCCGGAACCTCTTCTTCCATGTACCTATGTGGTTCAGTCAGCTGGTGCTGATCACCGTTTCCCTGGTTTACTCCATCCTGTTCCTCCGCAAGCCCAGGCCCGAATACGACTTTTACGCCACTGAATTTGCGCGTACCGGCACCCTATTGGGTTGCCTGGGACTGATCACCGGCGCTATCTGGGCCAACTATACCTGGGGAGTTCCCTGGAACAATGACCCCAAACAGCTGGGCGCCGCCATTGCCCTGCTGATCTACCTGGCCTATTTCGTGCTGCGCAACTCCATGACCGACCTGGACAAAAGAGGCCGCATAGCAGCCGTTTACAATATTTTCGCGTATTTCATTTATGTGCCGATGATCATGGTGCTGCCCAGGCTGGTGGAATCCCTCCATCCCGGCGGCAAGGGTGTGGAAGGTAATCCCGGCCTTGGCGGGGGCGACCTGGATCCCACTATGCGGGTGGTTTTCTGGCCCGCTGTACTGGGCTGGACCCTGCTGGGCGTCTGGATCAGCACCCTGCGCTATCGGCTGAAACTGCTGGAAGAACAAAAACACTTCCAATAA
- a CDS encoding DUF6263 family protein — translation MAFRYTARWWAPFLLLFLLACGEQPVELRFDPPAGKPMNYLFSFVIQQQYMGQAVNSTMQMGLSLQQTGEERGEKILTASYHRFSLRMESGGAMVLELDTDQPNPTKAAIRENTALLQGRILHALLGQAFTMRVNQLGEISAVSGLDSIADRIAQVVVTDLDLPVSQLELVRSTASGQFNEESVKKTLQLSMNIYPGKPVKTGDQWERTVEVNQGYPLTVQTVFTVTGISKQGIILEGRSTLTGKMGDTHLEGTQTSQLELDPVSGLVKKGEIRQEVKGLQNNAPITITNTGSIILQ, via the coding sequence ATGGCGTTTCGTTATACTGCCCGCTGGTGGGCGCCTTTTCTGCTCCTGTTCCTGCTGGCCTGTGGTGAGCAGCCGGTTGAGCTGCGCTTTGATCCGCCGGCCGGTAAACCTATGAACTATCTTTTCTCCTTTGTCATACAACAGCAGTATATGGGCCAGGCTGTCAACAGCACCATGCAGATGGGGTTGTCCCTGCAGCAAACCGGGGAGGAGCGGGGCGAAAAAATACTGACGGCTTCCTACCATCGGTTTTCCCTGCGGATGGAATCAGGAGGGGCCATGGTGCTGGAGCTGGATACAGATCAGCCCAATCCCACCAAAGCGGCTATCCGGGAAAATACAGCCCTGCTGCAGGGCAGGATCCTCCATGCCCTGCTGGGCCAGGCTTTTACCATGCGGGTGAACCAGCTGGGAGAGATCAGCGCAGTGAGTGGACTGGATTCCATTGCTGACCGGATAGCGCAAGTTGTGGTCACAGACCTCGACCTGCCTGTCAGCCAGCTGGAGCTGGTGCGGTCAACGGCCAGCGGCCAGTTCAACGAAGAGAGCGTGAAAAAAACACTGCAATTATCCATGAATATCTACCCGGGCAAACCGGTGAAGACAGGCGATCAGTGGGAGCGGACCGTGGAGGTGAACCAGGGCTATCCCCTCACTGTGCAGACCGTGTTTACAGTGACCGGCATCAGCAAGCAGGGTATTATCCTGGAAGGCCGGTCTACCCTCACTGGCAAGATGGGGGACACCCATCTGGAAGGAACACAGACCAGCCAGCTGGAGCTGGATCCCGTTTCGGGGCTTGTGAAGAAAGGGGAGATCCGGCAGGAGGTCAAGGGCCTGCAGAACAATGCGCCGATCACTATCACCAATACCGGTTCCATCATCCTGCAATAG
- a CDS encoding glycosyltransferase N-terminal domain-containing protein, whose protein sequence is MHLFFYTIFCWLYQLAVRIAALWNPKARRWVRGRKGIFPQLRTQLEALRAPLPQPSGQEGIPFAMASASPAQPPLIWMHCASLGEFEQGRPVLESLRARHPHARILLSFFSPSGYEVRKEYPGADLITYLPMDSKANARQFLDIVNPSLVIWVKYEYWYYYLTALKKRQIPTLLISGIFRPGQPFFKWYGRLHRYILDSFTHLFVQNQASADLLQKIGFSRQVTVNGDTRFDRVATIAAAFSPLPNIEAFCGHHPVVVAGSTWDADEEELDHYANTHPELRFIIAPHEIGEDHLKDIGKLFKYSVRYSRWTPGDANGHPNGGTPNTLIIDNIGMLSRLYRYAHITYVGGGFGSDGIHNVLEAAVYSKPVVFGPVYDKFQEATELLETGGAFSVDNALELEKTFNDLLKDPGLYGQSAAAAGRYVQEKTGATQAILQFIAASKWV, encoded by the coding sequence GTGCACCTGTTTTTCTATACCATTTTCTGCTGGCTGTACCAGCTGGCCGTCCGGATCGCCGCCCTCTGGAACCCCAAAGCCCGGCGCTGGGTCCGCGGCCGTAAAGGCATTTTCCCTCAGCTCCGCACCCAGCTGGAAGCCCTCCGGGCCCCCCTTCCCCAGCCTTCCGGCCAGGAAGGGATACCTTTTGCCATGGCCAGCGCCTCCCCCGCCCAGCCACCCCTGATCTGGATGCATTGCGCCTCCCTGGGGGAATTTGAACAGGGAAGGCCCGTCCTGGAAAGCCTCCGCGCCCGTCATCCCCATGCCCGTATCCTGCTGAGCTTTTTCTCCCCCTCCGGCTACGAGGTCCGGAAAGAGTACCCCGGGGCGGACCTGATCACCTACCTCCCCATGGACAGCAAGGCCAACGCCCGGCAGTTCCTGGACATCGTAAACCCCAGCCTGGTGATCTGGGTAAAATATGAATACTGGTATTATTACCTCACCGCCCTCAAAAAACGCCAGATCCCTACCCTGCTGATCTCGGGCATTTTCCGGCCCGGCCAGCCCTTCTTTAAATGGTACGGACGCCTGCACCGCTATATCCTGGACAGCTTTACCCACCTCTTTGTCCAGAACCAGGCCTCGGCCGATCTCCTGCAAAAGATAGGGTTCAGCAGACAGGTCACCGTCAACGGGGATACGCGGTTCGACCGGGTAGCCACCATTGCAGCGGCCTTCAGCCCCCTGCCCAATATTGAGGCTTTCTGCGGCCACCACCCTGTAGTTGTGGCCGGCAGCACCTGGGATGCCGATGAGGAAGAGCTGGACCATTATGCCAATACCCATCCGGAACTCCGCTTTATCATTGCCCCCCATGAAATTGGGGAAGACCACCTGAAAGATATCGGGAAACTGTTCAAATATTCGGTCCGCTACTCCCGGTGGACGCCGGGGGACGCTAATGGACATCCCAATGGCGGAACACCCAATACCCTTATCATTGACAATATAGGGATGCTGTCCCGCCTCTACCGCTATGCCCATATCACCTATGTAGGTGGCGGCTTCGGGAGCGACGGGATACACAATGTGCTGGAAGCAGCCGTATACAGCAAACCGGTAGTGTTTGGCCCCGTATACGATAAATTCCAGGAGGCTACCGAACTGCTGGAAACAGGCGGCGCTTTCAGTGTAGACAATGCGCTTGAACTGGAAAAGACCTTCAATGACCTGTTGAAAGACCCCGGGTTATACGGGCAAAGCGCTGCGGCTGCAGGCCGGTATGTGCAGGAGAAAACAGGCGCTACGCAGGCCATCCTGCAGTTTATAGCCGCCAGTAAGTGGGTGTGA
- a CDS encoding thymidine kinase: MFIEPNISGERRGFIEVICGSMFSGKTEELIRRLKRARIANLKVEIFKPKIDTRYDEIQIVSHDENAIVSTPIDNSQTILLLSSGVDVVGIDEAQFFDDQLPDVCDQLALRGIRVIIAGLDMDFMARPFGQMPRLLAKADFITKLHAICVRCGHIANYSYRKSAEGPQVLLGEKDVYEPRCRKCYYEGLGKG; the protein is encoded by the coding sequence ATGTTCATAGAACCTAATATATCCGGTGAGCGGCGCGGCTTTATAGAAGTGATCTGCGGCTCCATGTTCAGCGGAAAAACAGAAGAGCTGATACGCCGGTTGAAAAGGGCGCGTATCGCAAACCTGAAAGTGGAGATCTTCAAACCAAAGATCGATACACGCTACGACGAAATACAGATTGTATCACATGATGAGAATGCTATAGTGTCAACCCCTATTGATAATTCCCAGACCATTCTCTTATTATCCAGTGGAGTGGATGTGGTAGGCATTGATGAGGCGCAGTTCTTCGACGACCAGCTGCCCGATGTCTGTGATCAGCTGGCCCTGCGGGGTATCCGGGTGATCATTGCCGGGCTTGATATGGATTTTATGGCCAGGCCCTTCGGACAGATGCCCAGGCTCCTGGCAAAGGCCGACTTCATCACCAAGCTGCACGCTATCTGTGTACGCTGCGGACATATCGCCAATTATTCTTACCGCAAATCAGCGGAAGGTCCCCAGGTATTATTGGGAGAGAAAGATGTATATGAACCCCGGTGCCGCAAATGTTATTATGAAGGCCTGGGCAAAGGCTGA
- a CDS encoding Glu/Leu/Phe/Val dehydrogenase, with product MSEYSFFGAVEKSFDKAAKFTKWDPGILEQIKQCNAVYRMHFPVKVGDKIEVIKAYRVQHSHHKLPCKGGIRFAMSVNLDEVMALAALMTYKCAIVNVPFAGAKGGITIDPKKYDAYTLEKITRRYTSELIKKNFIGPGIDVPAPDYGTGEREMAWIVDTYASMRPGEIDAMGCVTGKPVTQGGVRGRREATGLGVFYGLREVCHMPDVMEKLGMTIGVSNKRVVVQGLGNVGYHSAKFFQEAGAKVVALAEYEGAIWSNDGLDIEAVFQHRKKTGSILNFPGATNFAKNTDALEMECDILIPAALENVINGENAPRVKAKVIGEAANGPLTPEADEILAKKGILVVPDMYLNAGGVTVSYFEWLKNLSHVRYGRMEKRFTENLNAQILGQIEGLTGKTVNSREKELIMHGPEEVDLVRSGLEETMITATREIMEAWKANPEIPDMRTAAYLVAINKVATSYAELGIFP from the coding sequence ATGTCAGAGTACAGTTTTTTTGGCGCGGTGGAGAAAAGTTTTGACAAAGCCGCAAAATTCACCAAATGGGACCCGGGCATTCTGGAGCAGATCAAACAGTGTAATGCTGTTTACCGGATGCATTTCCCGGTCAAGGTGGGTGATAAGATTGAAGTGATCAAAGCCTACCGGGTGCAGCACTCCCACCACAAGCTGCCCTGTAAAGGTGGGATCCGCTTTGCCATGAGCGTGAACCTCGATGAAGTAATGGCGCTGGCGGCACTGATGACCTACAAATGCGCCATCGTCAACGTTCCCTTCGCAGGCGCCAAAGGCGGCATCACTATTGATCCCAAGAAGTATGACGCCTATACCCTGGAGAAGATCACCCGCCGTTACACTTCCGAGCTCATCAAGAAAAATTTCATTGGCCCCGGCATTGACGTGCCCGCCCCTGATTACGGCACCGGTGAAAGAGAAATGGCCTGGATTGTAGATACCTACGCCAGCATGCGCCCCGGCGAAATTGACGCCATGGGTTGCGTAACCGGTAAACCAGTTACACAGGGTGGTGTACGCGGCCGCCGCGAAGCTACCGGCCTCGGTGTATTCTACGGCCTGCGCGAAGTATGCCATATGCCGGACGTAATGGAAAAATTAGGTATGACCATCGGCGTCAGCAACAAACGCGTAGTGGTACAGGGCCTCGGCAACGTAGGCTATCATAGCGCTAAATTCTTCCAGGAAGCCGGCGCCAAAGTAGTAGCTCTCGCTGAATACGAAGGCGCTATCTGGAGCAACGACGGACTGGATATAGAAGCTGTTTTCCAGCATCGCAAAAAAACAGGTTCTATCCTCAATTTCCCCGGCGCTACCAATTTTGCTAAAAACACGGACGCCCTGGAAATGGAATGCGATATCCTGATCCCCGCCGCCCTGGAGAACGTGATCAACGGCGAGAACGCCCCCCGCGTCAAAGCCAAAGTGATCGGTGAAGCCGCCAACGGCCCGCTGACCCCCGAAGCTGACGAGATACTGGCTAAAAAGGGTATCCTGGTTGTCCCGGATATGTACCTCAATGCCGGTGGCGTAACCGTTTCCTATTTTGAATGGCTGAAAAACCTTAGTCATGTACGTTATGGACGGATGGAAAAACGTTTCACCGAAAACCTCAACGCCCAGATCCTTGGCCAGATTGAAGGACTGACCGGCAAAACCGTTAACTCAAGGGAAAAAGAACTGATCATGCACGGCCCTGAAGAAGTGGACCTGGTCCGCAGCGGCCTGGAAGAGACCATGATCACTGCTACCCGTGAGATCATGGAAGCCTGGAAAGCCAATCCTGAGATCCCCGATATGCGCACCGCCGCCTACCTGGTTGCTATCAACAAAGTGGCTACCAGCTATGCAGAACTGGGTATCTTCCCGTAA